Proteins found in one Mycoplasmopsis citelli genomic segment:
- the lepA gene encoding translation elongation factor 4: MDKNKIKNFSIIAHIDHGKSTLADRILELTNTVAKRELTAQFLDSMELEKERGITIKLNAVQLKYKDYVFHLIDTPGHVDFTYEVSRSLAASEGALLLVDATQGIEAQTLANVYLALENNLEIIPVINKIDLPSADVERVKQEIEDVIGIPTDNAILVSAKTGMGVDNLLEAIVKYIPSPQNADDNKPLKALIFDSYFDPYRGVVLLIRIFEGMLKVGDKFKFMSHNTKSEYHVIDLGVRNPHESKKEVLKAGEVGWVSAAIRDAKEVSVGDTITLVENPTSEALPGYKKMKPVVFTGFYPIDTRDYSQLKESLEKISLSDSSITWEQETSKALGFGFRVGFLGMLHMEILQERLDREYQVGIIATAPSVEYKVTLTNGNYEFISNPTLLPDRTFIEYIEEPYIEASIFVPNEYIGNVMELCQNQRGIYKALEVIDEKRTRIIYDLPLAETIFNFFDRLKSSTKGYASFEYEWLGYRVSDLVKVDILLNGDKVDAFSIITHRDKAYEAARELTKKLKDAIPRQNFEVPVQATIGGKIIARETIKAFRKDVTAKLYGGDVTRRQKLLKKQKEGKKRMKKLGSIEVPQEAFLSILKTNTEPQK; this comes from the coding sequence ATGGATAAAAATAAGATCAAAAACTTTTCAATTATTGCCCACATTGATCATGGAAAAAGCACACTTGCTGATCGGATCTTAGAATTAACTAATACAGTAGCTAAGCGTGAATTAACAGCTCAATTTCTTGATTCAATGGAACTGGAAAAAGAACGAGGAATTACCATTAAACTTAATGCGGTGCAATTAAAATATAAAGATTATGTTTTTCATTTAATTGACACTCCTGGACATGTGGATTTTACCTATGAAGTTTCTCGTTCGTTAGCTGCTAGCGAAGGAGCCCTGCTACTAGTAGATGCAACCCAAGGAATTGAGGCTCAAACACTTGCTAATGTTTATTTAGCCCTTGAAAATAACTTAGAAATTATTCCAGTAATTAATAAAATTGACCTTCCAAGTGCTGATGTGGAACGAGTTAAACAAGAAATTGAAGATGTAATTGGAATTCCTACTGATAATGCTATTTTAGTTTCGGCTAAAACTGGAATGGGAGTTGATAATTTACTTGAAGCAATTGTGAAATATATCCCCTCTCCACAAAATGCTGATGATAATAAACCATTAAAAGCATTAATTTTTGATAGTTATTTTGATCCATATCGAGGGGTAGTTCTATTAATTAGAATCTTTGAAGGAATGCTTAAAGTGGGAGATAAATTTAAATTTATGTCTCATAACACCAAAAGCGAATATCATGTAATTGATTTAGGAGTCCGGAATCCACACGAAAGCAAAAAAGAGGTTTTAAAAGCTGGAGAAGTTGGATGAGTTAGTGCAGCTATTCGAGATGCTAAAGAGGTTTCAGTTGGAGATACTATCACTTTAGTTGAAAACCCTACAAGCGAAGCTCTTCCAGGGTATAAAAAAATGAAACCGGTTGTTTTTACTGGATTTTATCCAATTGATACTCGTGATTACTCACAACTTAAAGAATCCCTTGAAAAAATTTCACTTTCAGATTCGTCAATTACTTGAGAACAAGAAACTTCTAAAGCACTTGGATTTGGATTTAGAGTCGGTTTTTTAGGGATGCTTCATATGGAAATACTCCAAGAACGTCTTGATAGGGAATATCAAGTAGGAATTATTGCCACTGCTCCTTCAGTTGAATATAAAGTTACTTTAACAAATGGAAATTATGAATTTATTTCCAATCCAACTTTACTTCCAGATCGTACTTTTATTGAGTATATTGAAGAACCTTATATTGAAGCAAGTATTTTTGTTCCAAACGAATATATTGGAAATGTTATGGAACTGTGTCAAAACCAACGAGGAATTTATAAAGCTTTAGAAGTTATTGATGAAAAGCGAACTCGAATTATTTATGATCTTCCACTCGCAGAAACAATTTTTAACTTTTTTGATCGCTTAAAAAGTTCCACCAAAGGATATGCATCTTTTGAATACGAATGACTCGGATATCGGGTAAGTGATTTAGTGAAAGTCGATATTTTGCTTAATGGTGATAAAGTAGATGCTTTTTCAATTATTACTCATCGCGATAAAGCTTATGAAGCAGCCCGTGAGTTAACTAAAAAACTTAAAGATGCCATTCCTCGCCAAAACTTTGAAGTTCCTGTTCAAGCAACAATTGGAGGAAAAATTATTGCTCGGGAAACGATTAAAGCTTTTCGAAAAGATGTTACCGCAAAACTTTATGGTGGAGATGTTACTCGAAGACAAAAGCTACTTAAAAAACAAAAAGAAGGTAAAAAACGAATGAAGAAACTTGGTTCAATTGAAGTACCCCAAGAAGCCTTTTTATCAATATTAAAAACCAATACTGAACCACAAAAATAG